CTGAATTGAAATCGTTGGGCAAGAGCATCACTGCCAGGGAACTCCAGATGGCTCAGCATCACAAGTATGCTCTTATTGCCGGGGCTGCAGGAATAAAGCCTGGAGACCATGTGCTTGAAATAGGCTGCGGATGGGGAGGCTTTGCAGTTTTTGCGGCTGAAAAACTTGGGTGCCGGGTCCATGCGGTTACCATTTCAGACAAACAGCACAGCCATGTTCAGGAGTTGATCAAGTCTAGGGGACTTGAGAAGAAAGTTACTGCCGTCCTTGCTGATTACCGCAGCCTCAAAGGACAGTATGACGCCCTGGTGTCCATTGAGATGCTTGAGGCTGTGGGGCACAGATATCATCCTGATTTTTTCCGGGCAATGGACAGGCTTCTCAAACCCGGAGGATTGGCCTGTATCCAGACCATTACCATAATTGATCAGCGTTATGAAACTTATCGCAAAACCCGGGACTGGATCAGCACATATATATTTCCGGGCGGCCTGCTGCCCTCCCTTGAAAGGATTACCCGGGTCCTGGCCGGTCACACCTCCCTGTCCATAGCCGGAATCCGGGACATCGGACTTCATTACGTTCCCACACTGGAAGCCTGGAAGAAACGTTTCCTGGATAACAGACAGGATATTATGGCCATGGGTTTTGATGAAGAATTCTTCAAGACCTGGGAATACTATTTCAGCATCTGCCAGGCAGGCTTTAAGCAGCGCCACATCAGAGACCTGCAGATAGTCCTGGACCGTCCAGAATACATGAACAAAGGCGATCAAGGATAGTATTATGCCGGTTTACCGACTTGAATATACCCAGATCCTGCCTGTTGAAATCAGCCGGGCCTGGGATTTTTTTTCCAGTCCTGAAAATCTGTGTCAAATTACCCCTGACTGGCTTTGCTTTGAGATTAAAAACCTGGAGTCTGACGCAATATATCCGGGAATGATAATCCAGTACACAATCAGGGCGGTTGCCGGAATTCCCATGTCCTGGACAACGGAAATCACCCAGGTCAGAAAACCTGTGTTTTTCGTAGATGAGCAGCGCTTGGGTCCTTACAGGTTCTGGCATCACCAGCACATTTTTCAGGAGACTGACCTGGGTACCCAGGTGATTGACCTAGTCCATTACGCCCTTTACCTGGGATGGCCCGCCGCCTTGCTGAACCATCTGCTGGTCAGGCCCAGGCTGGAAAAAATATTTGCCTACCGCAAAAAAGCACTGGAAGATATTTTCAGGCCAGGGGTACAGATGACTTAAGGTCTTCCAGGAGGATCATTTCCTGGCTTTCCAGGTCCTGTTCCTGGCGGTCCTGTCTTGTTCTGTGTCCAGGTCCGTCTCATTTCGGGGGGGAAATATTCTTTTTCTTGTTATGAAAGTCCGCTTAAGCTGGAAGTGCCAGAAATAAGGTTTGTGGAGATTTCAGGAAAGAAGTTTGTCAGCTGTTTGCAGCTTTATCAGACTGATTCCCCAGCCGGCCTTATGAGCAGCCGATTCCACCATGCCCACGCCCAAGACTACTTCAACCAGACCATTGAGGTAGATCCATCCTCATTTCTTTTGCCCCGAGTAAAACACTTTATGCCTGGATCAACAGTTCTGGATGTAGGCTGCGGCTCAGGCCGGGATATGCTCTGGCTTACAGAGCGCGGTCCCCACTGCACCGGTCTGGATCGCTCCACTGAGATGGCCGCCCTGGCCAGGGAGCATACCGGCCTGCCGTTAATTGAAGCTATTTTTGAGTCCTATGACTTCAGCCGGATGAACATGGACGGACTCCTGCTCATCGGCGTCCTGGTCCGCTTCTACCAAACCCATGCCCTCATCACTATGAAACAAAACAGTGGCAGGGCATAGATCAAATGAAAGATGGCACTTTAAGTTTTTTTAAATGATTGACGACCTGCACGAATTTGCAATATTTGTATGTCAGGAGAAAAAATATGTTAGCTATCAGCCTGCCTGAAGACATCGAAAAAAGACTCGTTGATCTGGCTGAAAAAACGGGAAGAACAAAGACTTATTATGCCCGTGAAGCAATCATTGAGCACCTGGAAGATCTGGAAGACTATTACCTTGCGGTACACAGGTTAGAGAACCCGCCTGAAAGGACCTGGTCCTTAGAAGAGCTGGAGCAGGAAGTTGATCTGGAAGATTGAATTTGACGATCGGGCCAGAAAAGAACTGCGCAGGCTGGACCGACAGGCCCAGGTCAATATCCTTGCTTACCTGAGGAGCCGGATTGCCACAGCAGATCAGAAAATGATTTTATGACAGGTAGCCTGCATCAGGAAGTTAATGCAAGGCCCGATATATTTTCACTTATGTCCGGAGAGTAATTATGACAACACTTAATATTGAAAAATTAAGCGTGGCTGAGCGAATTCAGGTCATGGAGATCATCTGGGATTCTCTGGCTCACCATCAGACTGAGATTGAGTCTCCACAATGGCATTATGATATTCTTAAGCAGAGAAAACAAGAAATTGATAATGGTGCTGCCCGGTTTATTTCTTTTGAAGAGCTTGCGGCAAGGCGCAAATGAGAAAGATCAGAGAAGTGGTCATCCTGTCTGATGTGGCTCATGACCTTAATAATGGCAAAGAATTCTATAACCGTAGTGAGCCGGGAGTTGGTGACTATTTCTGGGACAGTCTGGTTGCTGATATGAAGTCCCTGATTATCTATGGTGGTGTTCATATAGTAAAAAATGGCTATTACCGTATGTCAGCCAAACGTTTTCCTTACTCCATCTACTATACCATTGAAAAGCAAGTTGCTTATGTAATTGCAGTTCTGCCAATGCGAAAAGATCCACTGTGGATAGAAGATCAGTTGAGGGTAAGGGAGTGATAATAAATATCTGACCAGTTTGCAGCTTTATCAGACTGACCTCAGCCCGTCCTTATGAGCAGCCGATTCTACCAAACCCATGCCCAAGACTACTTCAACCAGACCATAGAGGTTGATCCTTCCTCATTTCTCCTGCCCCTTGTAGAACACCTTACACCTGGTTCAAAAGTTCTGGATATCGGATGCGGCTCAGGCCGGGATATGCTCTGGCTTTCAGAGCGCGGTTTTCATTGCAAAGGCCTGGAACGCTCCCCTGACTTGGCTGCGCTGGCCAGGGACCATACCGGCCTGCCGGTAATTGAAGCTGACTTTGAATCATATGATCTCAGCCGGATGAATATGGACGCTGTCCTGCTCATCGGCGCCCTGGTCCACCTGCCTTACGAGCGCTTTTCGCCTGTGCTTACAAATATTCTCAAGGCTTTAAAGCCCGGCGGCCACGCCCTGATCACCATGAAGCAGGGACAGGGGAGACAGGAGGCTGATGATGGCAGGATATTTTATTTATGGGACAGGGAAGATTTGAGCAGGGTTTTCAAAGTTAATGGCTTGATTTGTGTTGATTCTTCTGTTCAAACTTCACAGGTGAGAGAAACTGATATCTGGTTGAGTTTTGTTCTGCAGACATGAAGTTTAACCATCCCCAACCATGACAGATAACTCAGAAAATAATCCCATATACTATCAGAAGCTGGTCCGCGATAAAATTCCTGCAATTATTAAAAAAAACCACCATCATCCTTTTGTCAGAACCGTATCAGGTCTTGAATTTGTAAGTGTTGCCAGGCAAAAGCTTATTGAGGAAGTCTATGAACTTTATTCAGAGGTTAAGCCAGGTAATGAAACTGCAATCCTTAAGGAATCAGCCGATGTATTAGAAATTGTCCTGGCAATTTTAAAAGAAAACAATCTGGATCTAAACGATTTGATTTCTGCGCTTCACAAGAGAAAAGCAGAAAAAGGTGGATTTGATAAAGGTTTTCTGCTTGAAAGTGTTGACGGAGATTTCCAGGGGCTGATGGATGATCATCCAGGTTTTATCTTCAGTCATCTGGATGCTGATCAGCTGATTCATCGTTTTCGGTCGGAGCTTGAGAAAAGTGATGAAGCCTGGATTGCTACGGCTTTTTGTACACCAGGAATCACAAATATTTTAACAAGCGACTTTGAGCGATTTATCCAGAGAGGTGGATCTTTAAAAGTCATCTTGTCAACCATGGGATGTGTAATCAGACCAGAATACCTTTCGCATATGAGGGATTTTGTGCCCGGACTGGACTTAAAAGTCTTTCATCCGCATGACCATCCCTATGACAAAGAGCCGGACAGAAATTTTCATGTCAAAGCATATATATTCAGACACAGAAATGGAAAAGGTTCAGTGATAATCGGTTCTTCAAATCTTACTACAGCAGGTTTTTCAAACAATATTGAATGGAATTACTATAGCTCCGGGGAAATTAACATCCCAGGCAGAACTGACGGTAAAAGTCCCTGGCAGACGGCAGTTCAGGAATTTGATAGTCTCTGGAGTGATTGTTGTGTGCCGGTTTCTGACGAGTTCCTTTATGGTTATCAGCAGAGGTATAATCACGTCCCAAAATCCAGGCAGGATTTATTTCAAGTACCTGATGAGTATGGAAAGAAAAAAACATCTCTATCATATCAACCAGGTCTGCCTTTCGATACAGACAGAAAGATTGAAGCACCTGGATACGCTGTTGGATTGAAGCCTAATGTTGCTCAAGCCGAAGCTTTGGAGGGCCTTGAGGAACTCAGAAATAAAAAAGCAAAAGCTGGAGCAGTTATCGCAGCCACCGGAGTTGGCAAAACTTATCTGGCTGCTTTTGATTTTCAGAAAAGCGGCAAAGACAAGGTTCTATATATCGCCCACAGAGAAAACATCCTTGGCAAGGCCAGAGAGAGCTTTGCTGATGTTATCGGTGCTGACGGGCTTGATATTTTCAGCGGCCAGAATAAAAATGTATCATTTGGGGCCAGAGGCGTATTTGCCATGGTTCAGACCATGTCCAGAAAGGCCAATCTGGAAAAGTTTCATCCCAGGGAATTTGACTATATTGTTTTGGATGAATTCCACCACGCCATGGCTCAGACATACAGAAAGATCATTGAATACTTCCAGCCTGATTTTCTCCTTGGCTTGACTGCTACTCCTGAACGGATGGATGGAAAAGATGTTCTGAGCATATGCGATTATAATATAGCCTATGAACTCAGACTTTTTGAAGCTATCGACAGAAATCTGCTTTGCCCGTTTCATTACTTTGCGGTCCACGACCCGACTGACTACAGCAAAATAGCCTGGAAACGAACTGATTATGATCCTGAAGAACTGACAAGGATATTAAAGGACGATACCAGAACAAAGCTGATTGCCAACAATCTGAAAAAATTTATGCCCTACCAGGGCAAGATTAAGGCCCTGGCCTTTTGCAGCTCCATTGATCACGCCCGGTATACCGCCTACAAGTTGAAAAACGATCACAATATTGATGCCATTGCCTTGACAGGAGAATCTCCTGAACCCGAGAGAAGATCGGCAATCGCCAGAATTGAAGATGAAAATGACACGCTGTCAGTTGTTACCTGTGTTGATATCTTCAATGAGGGCGTAGATATACCAAGGCTTAGTCATGTTCTCATGCTCAGGCCGACTCAATCGTTCACCGTATTTTTTCAGCAGCTTGGAAGGGGTCTAAGAAAAATCAATAATAAGGAGAGTCTTGTAGTTATTGACTTTGTGGGCAATTTTCGAACTGCTCATGTGGCTCCCATTGCCATGGCAGGGTATAATTCAATCCAGGAATACATCGATGGCAATAATGGTAAACGTTCTTCATCTTCCCCGGAAATGTCTCTGCCAAAAGGCTGTTTTATTTCACCTGATATTGAAGTCAAAAGGATATGGGAAAACAGGTTAAGAGAAATAGTTCCCATGCCCATGAGGGAACGCCTGAAAGCTCTTTATGATGAGATTATTCAGGATCTTGGTCTGAGGTCTCCAGGGCTCAGCGAGTTCTTTTCAGATCCTCAAAAATCAGATCCTCATGGCTTTATTAATTTTTTTGGCAGCTGGATAAAGACGAAAGACATTTTCAATGACTTATCCCCTGAAGAAAAAAAGATTATCGGGACTTCAAAAGAGCAGTTTCTTGAATATCTGGAAAAGGACCTGAATCCAGTTAAGTCATACAAAATGGTCGTCCTGCAGACGATCATCAGCCTTAAGGGCACATCATGGAAGGTTGAAGATATTGCCCGGGGGTTCTTGGAATATTACATAAATCACCCAGAACACCTTCATGACTATGAAGATCTCGCAAAACAGGCAAATCCTCATGATTATCGTATTTCCAGTGTTGTTTCCCACATCAAAAACATGCCCTTGAAATTTTTGAGCAACAAAGAGAGTGACTGGTTTATATTAGATCGTGAAAATGATGTTTTTTCCCTCAAGCCGGAATTGACTCCACACTGGGATGATTCTTTTTTCAAAACTCTGATCAAAGACCGGCTTGACTACGCCCTTCGCAGATATTTTTATCGGAAAACCCGCTGGCTGAATATATATTTTGACAAGCAAAGCTTTGAAAATAGAAACATTGCTTTAAGCCGTTTGTTTGTCTCATCAACCCTGGCTGAGAAAGCACCTGCACCTGGAAAGAAGTTAAGCATCAGTTTAGTGTGTCAGGATGAGAAGCATAAGGCACAAATTGTCCGAATCCCTGGAAATAAGCATTATATTCTGGATTACTCTCAAAACAATGAGCTTGCCGGGATTATGGATAGTCAAATTACCGTGAAAGCCAAAAGAGGACAGAAAGTCTTGAGGTTGTCTTATGCTGGTCAGAATGTTTTCAACATCAATCTTTTGATGTGATTTTGAGATGCCGGTTAAACTTGTGAGACATCATTAGCAATGGCCCCAAATGGTTCCTTGTCAGCTGTGTCATTGGAGCTTTGACCGGGGATTCATGAGCGTGGGCAAAGAGTATGAAGTTCTGATCTCCCCGTTATCCAGAGGAGAGCAGAACAATTCCGGCCCAATCATGACCCTTGATCACAGGCCGATTTTCAGGCCTTCGGATGAGAGACACATCCCGGATCAGAAGTGTCTGGGGTGGCACAGAAAAGAGGTTTTTAGGAAGTGAGCCTATAACAATTGGCAACTAACCATGAAACACATCCACGTAACCTGCGCAATCATTGAACGAAACGGTTTGGTTCTGGCAGCCCGACGGAGCGCTGATATGAAGTTACCCCTGAAATGGGAATTTCCCGGGGGCAAGATCAGGGCTGGGGAAGATCCCGGAGACTGCCTAAAAAGGGAGATTCTTGAAGAACTAGATCTTGAGGTTGATATTGCTGATAAACTATCTCCGTCAACACATACTTACCGCGACTTTATTGTTACGCTTTATCCATTCATCTGTAAGGCAGAGACATCTAGATATAACCTTACGGAGCATGCTGAAGCAGTCTGGTTGCGCCCTGATGAACTTTTCAGCTTAGATTGGGCCGAGGCTGACCTACCGGTCCTTGACGCTTACCTTGGCTGGCTTGAGAGAAGGAGCTGATGACAAACAAGCTTGCTTACGGCATTTACGATGCCTTGCTGGACAACCACCTTCAGGCAATTCTCGACCAATTTCCTGAACTGCGGACCGTTCTGGGCAAAATAGATGCAGAGGAGCAGCCTGCAAAGTATGCAGATTTTGTGGCTAAAGTTGTCAGGCAGGTTCTGCGTGAAGAGACGGATTCAGACAGAAGACTCCTGATCTGCAATGCTATCCTTGCTCAACTGTATGATGGCACTGAACAGCAAGTAAACATAAGACAACTGGTTGCGGGTAAAAAGCCAGTTCTCTTGGAGATAACCCCTCCCAATTATGCAAGGTCAGGCATTCCCAGACCCCACACGCCAATATTTGAAAGCAGTCTTTTCACGGGCTCTCCCCGAGACCCTCAATTAGTTCATGAGTTATTAGCCGAGATGAAGTCCGCAGATGCAGTTGATATTTTGATTTCCTTTATCAAGTGGTCAGGGCTGCGCTTGCTCATGCCTGCTTTTGAAGATCTGCGGGACCGTAGAGTGCCTGTGCGGCTCATTACTACTTCTTACATGGGTGCGTCTGATGCCCCTGCTGTTGAATGGCTGGCCCGCATGCCCAATGTGCAGGCCCGTGTTTCTTACGATACGCAGCGGACCCGGCTGCATGCAAAGGCTTATTTCTTCAAGCGTGATTCCGGTTTTTCCACGGCCTACATCGGATCGGCCAACATGTCCCACGCAGCTATGACCAGCGGCCTGGAATGGAATCTCAAGGTCACTGAACAGGACATGTTGCATATCCTGGAAAAATTTACTGCTGAGTTTGAAACCTACTGGAACAGCCGTGAGTTTATACCCTTTGATCCGGATGATCCCGGGCAGTTGCGCGAAGCGATCAGCAGGGCAAGAACCTCTAAGGCCCGGGCTCAGGTATTTTTTGACCTGCGGCCACACCCTTTTCAGGAGCGTATACTGGAAGAACTGGAGCAGGACAGA
This genomic window from Desulfonatronovibrio hydrogenovorans DSM 9292 contains:
- a CDS encoding SRPBCC family protein, producing the protein MPVYRLEYTQILPVEISRAWDFFSSPENLCQITPDWLCFEIKNLESDAIYPGMIIQYTIRAVAGIPMSWTTEITQVRKPVFFVDEQRLGPYRFWHHQHIFQETDLGTQVIDLVHYALYLGWPAALLNHLLVRPRLEKIFAYRKKALEDIFRPGVQMT
- a CDS encoding class I SAM-dependent methyltransferase, coding for MSSRFHHAHAQDYFNQTIEVDPSSFLLPRVKHFMPGSTVLDVGCGSGRDMLWLTERGPHCTGLDRSTEMAALAREHTGLPLIEAIFESYDFSRMNMDGLLLIGVLVRFYQTHALITMKQNSGRA
- the relB gene encoding type II toxin-antitoxin system RelB family antitoxin produces the protein MLAISLPEDIEKRLVDLAEKTGRTKTYYAREAIIEHLEDLEDYYLAVHRLENPPERTWSLEELEQEVDLED
- a CDS encoding type II toxin-antitoxin system RelE family toxin — translated: MIWKIEFDDRARKELRRLDRQAQVNILAYLRSRIATADQKMIL
- a CDS encoding addiction module protein, translated to MTTLNIEKLSVAERIQVMEIIWDSLAHHQTEIESPQWHYDILKQRKQEIDNGAARFISFEELAARRK
- a CDS encoding class I SAM-dependent methyltransferase, with protein sequence MSSRFYQTHAQDYFNQTIEVDPSSFLLPLVEHLTPGSKVLDIGCGSGRDMLWLSERGFHCKGLERSPDLAALARDHTGLPVIEADFESYDLSRMNMDAVLLIGALVHLPYERFSPVLTNILKALKPGGHALITMKQGQGRQEADDGRIFYLWDREDLSRVFKVNGLICVDSSVQTSQVRETDIWLSFVLQT
- a CDS encoding DEAD/DEAH box helicase family protein, whose translation is MTDNSENNPIYYQKLVRDKIPAIIKKNHHHPFVRTVSGLEFVSVARQKLIEEVYELYSEVKPGNETAILKESADVLEIVLAILKENNLDLNDLISALHKRKAEKGGFDKGFLLESVDGDFQGLMDDHPGFIFSHLDADQLIHRFRSELEKSDEAWIATAFCTPGITNILTSDFERFIQRGGSLKVILSTMGCVIRPEYLSHMRDFVPGLDLKVFHPHDHPYDKEPDRNFHVKAYIFRHRNGKGSVIIGSSNLTTAGFSNNIEWNYYSSGEINIPGRTDGKSPWQTAVQEFDSLWSDCCVPVSDEFLYGYQQRYNHVPKSRQDLFQVPDEYGKKKTSLSYQPGLPFDTDRKIEAPGYAVGLKPNVAQAEALEGLEELRNKKAKAGAVIAATGVGKTYLAAFDFQKSGKDKVLYIAHRENILGKARESFADVIGADGLDIFSGQNKNVSFGARGVFAMVQTMSRKANLEKFHPREFDYIVLDEFHHAMAQTYRKIIEYFQPDFLLGLTATPERMDGKDVLSICDYNIAYELRLFEAIDRNLLCPFHYFAVHDPTDYSKIAWKRTDYDPEELTRILKDDTRTKLIANNLKKFMPYQGKIKALAFCSSIDHARYTAYKLKNDHNIDAIALTGESPEPERRSAIARIEDENDTLSVVTCVDIFNEGVDIPRLSHVLMLRPTQSFTVFFQQLGRGLRKINNKESLVVIDFVGNFRTAHVAPIAMAGYNSIQEYIDGNNGKRSSSSPEMSLPKGCFISPDIEVKRIWENRLREIVPMPMRERLKALYDEIIQDLGLRSPGLSEFFSDPQKSDPHGFINFFGSWIKTKDIFNDLSPEEKKIIGTSKEQFLEYLEKDLNPVKSYKMVVLQTIISLKGTSWKVEDIARGFLEYYINHPEHLHDYEDLAKQANPHDYRISSVVSHIKNMPLKFLSNKESDWFILDRENDVFSLKPELTPHWDDSFFKTLIKDRLDYALRRYFYRKTRWLNIYFDKQSFENRNIALSRLFVSSTLAEKAPAPGKKLSISLVCQDEKHKAQIVRIPGNKHYILDYSQNNELAGIMDSQITVKAKRGQKVLRLSYAGQNVFNINLLM
- a CDS encoding (deoxy)nucleoside triphosphate pyrophosphohydrolase; this translates as MKHIHVTCAIIERNGLVLAARRSADMKLPLKWEFPGGKIRAGEDPGDCLKREILEELDLEVDIADKLSPSTHTYRDFIVTLYPFICKAETSRYNLTEHAEAVWLRPDELFSLDWAEADLPVLDAYLGWLERRS